One Haloplanus vescus DNA window includes the following coding sequences:
- a CDS encoding gamma carbonic anhydrase family protein: MVLRAVDGMEPDVHPDAYVDPAAVVIGDVTVERDASIWPNVTLRGDHYPIVVGEEANVQDNAVCHEDAVLRRRATVGHSAIVHAATVEEEALVGMGAVVLDDATVGERAVVAAGSVVTEGTDVPPETLVAGTPAEVVKELDDPELGASAADEYVMRGAQYADTSRVVERD; the protein is encoded by the coding sequence ATGGTACTCAGAGCCGTCGACGGCATGGAACCCGATGTCCACCCGGACGCCTACGTCGACCCTGCGGCGGTGGTCATCGGCGACGTCACCGTCGAACGCGACGCCTCGATATGGCCGAACGTCACGCTCCGCGGCGACCACTATCCAATCGTCGTCGGCGAGGAGGCGAACGTCCAGGACAACGCCGTCTGCCACGAGGACGCGGTCCTCCGGCGGCGCGCGACGGTCGGCCACTCGGCTATCGTCCACGCCGCCACCGTCGAGGAGGAAGCCTTGGTCGGGATGGGCGCCGTCGTCCTCGACGACGCGACGGTGGGCGAACGCGCCGTCGTCGCCGCCGGGAGTGTGGTGACCGAAGGGACGGACGTGCCGCCCGAAACGCTCGTGGCGGGGACGCCCGCCGAGGTGGTCAAGGAACTGGACGACCCCGAACTCGGCGCCAGCGCCGCCGACGAGTACGTCATGCGCGGCGCCCAGTACGCCGACACGTCGCGAGTCGTCGAGCGCGACTAA
- a CDS encoding long-chain-fatty-acid--CoA ligase: protein MQKPLLVTDFLDRAREHYGDHEAVVATTGDRYTYAELGERADGFAAALQDRGIEKGDRVAVLDPNTHYHLEAAYGAMQCGAVHTPLNYRLTTEDFAYILSDAGVDAVYADYEYAEKIEAVRDEVPTETFVTNDPAAVDGDWEGFDACLDGAGDYDRPEMSEDEVITINYTSGTTGDPKGVMRTHRTETLHAYIVTIHQDIADDDVYLWTLPMFHVNGWGHIFAVTGMGAKHVCTRGVDAASIFDTVVAEDVSYLCGAPTVLNRLIDHYRDGDPQTAGDNDVRIATAGSAPPEATIRTVEDEFGWYLSHVYGATETGPLVTTSDARRLFDDDDPDRFAVKKRQGLGYLGTEVRVVDEGGEEVPRDDETIGEVVVRGNQVMEGYWNQPEATERAFSERIEGYYHTGDLATVNENGLISIQDRKKDIIVTGGENVSSIELEDTLFEHPAVGDAAVIPAPSDEWGEEPKAFVVPTNGDVANPGVTPEELISFTRERLAGFKALKQVTFVESLPTTATGKVQKYELRSQEWEDEERMVGEG from the coding sequence ATGCAGAAGCCGCTCTTGGTGACGGATTTCCTCGACAGGGCGCGCGAGCACTACGGTGACCACGAGGCCGTCGTGGCGACGACGGGGGACCGGTACACGTACGCCGAACTCGGTGAGCGAGCGGACGGGTTCGCGGCGGCCCTCCAAGACCGGGGTATCGAGAAGGGCGACCGGGTGGCGGTGCTCGACCCCAACACCCACTACCACCTCGAAGCGGCGTACGGGGCCATGCAGTGTGGCGCGGTCCACACCCCACTCAACTACCGCCTCACGACCGAGGACTTCGCGTACATCCTCTCGGACGCCGGCGTCGACGCCGTCTACGCGGATTACGAGTACGCGGAGAAAATCGAGGCGGTCCGCGACGAGGTGCCCACCGAGACGTTCGTGACGAACGACCCCGCCGCCGTCGACGGCGACTGGGAGGGGTTCGACGCCTGCCTCGACGGCGCCGGCGACTACGACCGGCCCGAGATGAGCGAGGACGAGGTCATCACCATCAACTACACGTCGGGGACCACCGGCGACCCGAAGGGCGTGATGCGAACCCACCGGACCGAGACGCTCCACGCCTACATCGTGACGATTCATCAAGACATCGCGGACGACGACGTCTACCTCTGGACGCTCCCTATGTTCCACGTCAACGGCTGGGGACACATCTTCGCGGTCACGGGCATGGGCGCGAAACACGTCTGTACCCGCGGCGTCGACGCCGCGTCGATTTTCGACACCGTCGTCGCCGAGGACGTCTCCTACCTCTGTGGCGCGCCGACGGTGTTGAACCGCCTCATCGACCACTACCGCGACGGCGACCCCCAGACGGCGGGCGACAACGACGTGCGCATCGCCACCGCCGGGTCGGCGCCGCCGGAGGCGACCATCCGCACCGTCGAAGACGAGTTCGGCTGGTATCTCAGTCACGTCTACGGTGCGACGGAGACGGGACCACTCGTCACCACCTCTGACGCCCGCCGCCTGTTCGACGACGACGACCCGGACCGCTTCGCCGTCAAGAAGCGACAGGGACTGGGCTATCTCGGCACCGAGGTCCGGGTCGTCGACGAGGGCGGCGAGGAGGTCCCCCGCGACGACGAGACCATCGGCGAGGTGGTCGTGCGCGGCAATCAGGTGATGGAGGGCTACTGGAACCAACCGGAGGCGACGGAGCGGGCCTTCTCCGAGCGAATCGAGGGCTACTACCACACCGGCGACTTGGCCACCGTCAACGAGAACGGCCTCATCTCGATTCAGGACCGGAAGAAAGACATCATCGTCACGGGCGGCGAGAACGTCTCCAGCATCGAACTCGAAGACACCCTGTTCGAGCATCCGGCGGTCGGCGACGCGGCAGTTATCCCCGCCCCGAGCGACGAGTGGGGCGAGGAACCCAAGGCGTTCGTCGTCCCCACCAACGGCGACGTAGCGAATCCGGGCGTCACCCCCGAGGAGCTGATTTCGTTCACGCGCGAGCGACTGGCGGGGTTCAAGGCGCTCAAGCAAGTGACGTTCGTCGAATCGCTCCCCACCACCGCGACGGGGAAAGTCCAGAAGTACGAACTCCGGTCGCAAGAGTGGGAGGACGAAGAGCGGATGGTCGGCGAGGGTTAG
- a CDS encoding cupin domain-containing protein: MSHSLVNYRDVDAVGGGLHFLRDALDCSNLGVSVLDVDAGWSGKPHDHADEGEEEVYVLVEGAATVTVGDEAVELSAGDALRVDPETTRQIDTEESSLFVIAGAP, from the coding sequence ATGTCACACTCGCTCGTGAACTATCGTGACGTGGACGCCGTCGGGGGCGGCCTGCATTTCCTCCGTGACGCGCTCGACTGCTCGAACCTCGGCGTCTCGGTGCTCGACGTCGACGCCGGCTGGAGCGGCAAGCCACACGACCACGCCGACGAGGGCGAGGAGGAGGTGTACGTCCTCGTCGAGGGCGCGGCGACAGTCACCGTCGGTGACGAGGCCGTCGAGCTGTCGGCCGGCGACGCCCTCCGCGTCGACCCCGAGACGACTCGACAGATAGACACCGAAGAATCGTCGCTGTTCGTCATCGCGGGCGCACCCTAG